The Branchiostoma floridae strain S238N-H82 chromosome 18, Bfl_VNyyK, whole genome shotgun sequence DNA window CAGACAATGAGAGTTTTGGGGTTATGTTGTACTGCCTCCACTGCCACACCCACTGCAAAGTCTATCACTTCCATCTGAGCAGGGAAGCTGTAGGCTGGGTTACAGTACCTAGTACAGGCACACAGTGTCATCTTTATTTGCAAACTTGTACCCAAGTGAACAAACAGGTATGATAAAGTATAAAGTTAAAAAATATCTAGCCTATAAATCTATCTAATATTCCTACATACCATGCTGGGGGGTTGACTTCTTTGCAGGCAGTGGCTAATTGATATTTCCACGATTTCAATGATAATTGGGTATTGTGATTAGTCATCAGAATGATAATACATCACAATACGGTTATagcaaaatggaaaatttcaCATCAGCTTAGAAGGTGATGCAAGTCATTGATGGACCATTGGAGTGTTAGAAACTGCTACACGTGGCAAGAAATAAAGTAGCTCATCAACACATGATACTGCTAACTCCATCTTACCAAACATCCCCAAGGTTAATACAGAGGGTCAAACGGTCAGTTGTGAAGATTTCAGAAGTCTGGGACTGTCTGAAGGCAAACTCTTTTCACAGCTCCTAAACATATAATGCCAAGTTTTggctttttttccttttattttaCAATCAACAGCTAGAGTTGAGAAGCAGTAAGGCTTACGTGGTGTCCAGGTAGAGTGTGTGAACTTTGCACCCAGTCAGCGCAGGGTAACACTCCATCGATGTGTCTGCTCGAAAATCTCCTGTAATTATGTAAAGGAGAAACACTTTCAGAAatgacactcactcactttcttAGTCACAGTGGTAAAATTGTACCATTGGCAAAAACAATACCATCTGCTTTAGTAAGTACTGTTTGATACTTTTATCTTATTGATTGATTAACTAATTTGTATACAAGACTGCACTACAGTCATAGACTGGTTCACTATTAATTTCTCATGCTAACACACCAATCACAACAAGAACATGCAACAAgaactaaaaattcctaataGAATGCAGACTCTATGTTGGGGAGGTAACCTTGTCTTCCCTCATACTTGGTGATGTACAGGTGTAAGCATCAGACAGGTGTCTCACCTGTGTGCAGCAGGTTCTTCCCATCTGGCAGCTGGAACAGGAACATCACAGCACCTGGACAACTGCACAGGAACACATACAATACAGTCATATAGTTGTTATTTCATCCTCTGTAGTGTTGGGCAGTGCACTTCTGAGGTAGTTACCTGGTCTAAATGCCTAAGTGGTGGAGACTGCCTGTATTACATCAAGCAAAATGTCACATGACAACTTAAAAGCTGAACTCTGAAAGCTGGCAAGTCATAAAAGCAGGCAGCAAACTGAAGGTCAGAACAACAAATGCCCCCAATGACTTTGTGGTCAACAGTGGGATAGCTATAAACTACATGCAAGTAGTTACTTTACATTAAGCTTGTAAGTTGGAGACATATGATAGGCAACATTGTATGAATATTTCCTACCATTGTATTCTGGATGCAGATTGCAATGAAAACATCTTGAATCTAAATAATTATCATATATTCTACTGAATGAAGGAAATGAAACCAGACCACTTACTGATTTGCCTCCAGCAGAGTGACTTGTACCCCCTCCACATCACAGGGGGTGTTCAGGGCGAGGGGATGCAGGTACCTGTCTGCCACACGGATCTTCTTCTTCACAAGGTTACAGGTTACCTTGAAAACAAGATATCATATCCATCTTCAAAACCAATTAAGACTCAGTTGGCAAAATATTTAATTGTATGTCAATAGCACTGTATGGGAAACCAATGTGTACAGACACAGTGATATCAGTGCTACAAGTACCTTGCTTGAGTAGATAGGATGTCGGAAGTGCTTGCTGAGACCCTGGTAATGATCATAGTGAAAATGGCTCAGGAAATACGCTGTGCATCCTGGGATAGTACCATAGCGAAATGCATCCACTACAAATGTAGTTCCTGCATGTTGAAATAGTATAAATGTTAGAACATGGCTCAAGTGTGTTTCAAAAgcatagtgtacatgtacatgcagatcTATAAGCCCACATGCAGATAAAATATAAAGTCAATTGCTTTTATCATTCCTACCAGGTATTTTCTTGTAAAACGGGCACTGTTTAGCTGCTGGTGCCCCCTGTGAGCCTCCTCGTGGGTAGGAGAATGTTGCTCCTCCATTCCAATTCCTGGTCCTGCCCATCTCAGACCCTGTCCCTGTCTGGGTCTTACCCACACTTCCTGTAATGTCCAATTGGGTAGACCTTCCTCCTTTTACATTGTGTTTGACCTCAGTTTTCACCTGTGCAGATTTTGGTACAGTACTCCCTGAGACTGGTTTGAAAAAGGAGAATATCCTAGACTGTTTCTTAGCTCCACCCTCTCCTTGACTGGAGGTTTGGGAGAAGGAAGATGTTTCTGTAACAACATTGTTCGCAGAGCTTTGGCTGCCTCCTACAGCATAATCAGAATCCTTATCTTTATCTTCCTTCTCCTTTAGATCATCATCTCCATCACTCTCTCCATCTCTCCAGTCAGACATTTCCTGTACCAAGTCATCCAAATAAACATCAAACCCAGGTGTATAATTCTTGTCTCCACATTCCTCTTCATTCACAGGATCTCCATCACCATCCTGACTGGCAAAGATGTCATCATCACTGCAACTGTCACTTTCTTCTTGACTTGGCCTAGCTGGGTTTATTTGAGGAGTATCCTCACTGTTGTCTTCTCCAAACATGTCTATGTCACTTAAACTCTCCTGTTTTTCCACTGCTTCCTCTGTTTCTTCCATCTTTTGTACACGGCCTTGTGTGCTACTAACTTTTCCTTGGTCAGTTATCTTGTCTTCAGACATTTGTCTCCACATACCCAAACATTTCTTTGACATGTTTNNNNNNNNNNNNNNNNNNNNNNNNNNNNNNNNNNNNNNNNNNNNNNNNNNNNNNNNNNNNNNNNNNNNNNNNNNNNNNNNNNNNNNNNNNNNNNNNNNNNNNNNNNNNNNNNNNNNNNNNGTCTTACCTTTCTCTTTAGCAGCCAAACCTTCTGATGACGAGACTCTGGCCTTGTTGAAGAAAAACGCTCCTTTTCTTGGTTCGTCTTGAGAAAGTGTTCGAGCAACTTCTGCTTCTGAAATACTGCCTTTCTTCATACGCTTCAGAGAAGGAACTTCCTCCACAGAGTTGACTGAGAGCTCCCTTTTCCTTCCACCCCCCTGTTCCATACAGACACTGGTGACAGATGATGTGGCAGTGTCTTTGCTGTCATGGTCTTCATCTCCTGTGTGTCAAATATAACACACAAAATACATTAGATATTCTATAAAAGGCCATACTTGCTTTCTCACTTTACTTCAAGGGCCATCTTAGTATGGTAAATGCAGCCTAAATGACATTACATTGTCATGGTCAATCTAACTATAATGTGGCCATGGGTAGTCTTTTAGTCATGCTGCTAGGAGGTAACAAAATCTTAGATTAGCTGATCCATTTACAAGAAACCTGTCAGTTATGATAAACTGCTCAAGGCACCCTGCTTACCCTGTGAGGGCATCGGGTGAGTGTCCTGCAGGTCAGTGTCTGGCAGCCCCGCCCTCCCCATTGCCAGCAGGGTGTGCTGGAACCTCCTGTAGTGGGAGGGGATGGTGCAGTCACAGGACAGGCCTGCAGGGCATTCTGGTAAGGATTTAAGAAAGGAGATGTTCAGTATGTTTAAGGTTCTTTATCCCTTCTTGTAGCCTTAAAGAGACAATGTAGTCTAAAGAATAGAACCCACTTGAGCAACAAACTGTATCTGTTCATCCATTTTTACCTGAACTAAGAAATTAAGAAAAGATAGTTTTAGAGATTTTAAGTCCTACTATTTACCCCCTTCTGCCTGAATGGGTTGCTCCATGCACTCAGCCACGTGCCAGCGTGGAGACTGGACCAATAGGAGGCTGAATGGCATCTGGCAGTTTGGGCAGAAACCCTCATGGATGACACGCTTTGGGGTCGTCTTATCTCCTGACTGCCTGCCCCGCGGAGACTTGCCTGGCGACTTGGAGGTAGTTCTTCCTACGATGCAGCATGTGCAAAAATTGAATGTATAAAATACTATAGACAAATTCCAtaacatttcaggtaaattatCCTTTATTGTGACACACTAGTTCTTACTAGTTACTATAAACCAGCTAACCCCCGGGGATTCCCTTATTGTAGGAGTGCAGACATCCCATATACAGAATATGTGTAACCCCTAGGCCTACCATACCACCAGTATTAAATAATGTTTGAGTATCGGTTTCAGAGCATACATAGCAGTCAGGTTTGTTTTGATTGTATCAGCGGTCTGTACGTTTTTTTCTGGATGTGCGGGCACGCTCCAAACATGCCCGActgctacatctgcttggagattaacgttACACAACTCATGCCATGCCAGACACTGAGACAGCAGTAGACGCCCTCTTACCCGGTACCACTTAAGTAAACACTACAGACGGTTTAGACATTTTACACTCTACATAGCAACCATCAGACCTTTCCCTTTGGGAGTGGTGGCTTTCCTGTCGCGAGCCTTTCCTTTCGCCTGAGAGGGGGGAGGGTATCGgtccacgcccccctccccatccgcCTGCTCCGGTCGATGTTGCCGTTCGCGTTTCAAACGACTTCTGTACCCCCAGATCTCCTCCTCGCTATCCTCCTGAGACATAGCTCGTTTGTTTTTCGGTACTACAATTCGCAAATTTAAAAGCGCTTCATTCCTGTTGGAAACATAGTCACAAACTCAAATNNNNNNNNNNNNNNNNNNNNNNNNNNNNNNNNNNNNNNNNNNNNNNNNNNNNNNNNNNNNNNNNNNNNNNNNNNNNNNNNNNNNNNNNNNNNNNNNNNNNACCCAGGGTAGCACGCTGAAGGTAGAGTCCAAGGCGAACGGTTGCCCTTTTTCAGTAAAATCCTGCGCTAAGATTTAAATCGCGCACTTCAAACCACCGCGATCACTCCGTTTTCTCcccactgcaaaattaaatcccgcaGACATTCCTCCCTTTGTTAAATCGCTATGTAGGTAAGGTTTCCAGTAGTTTGAAGTACCCTCTAGCGATGAGTGTTTTACCCCTAAAGACCTGTCAGAAAAGCCAGGTATTCTAAGTTAGGGGACcattacctctgcttggagttggaGATGAGATATTGCTAAATGAAGGGTAATTCATGTGATGAAAATGTGGTATTTTCTGATTGATGTCAACTATAGTCGCCTAGGTAGCAAACGTCTCAATGGATAATATTTCTTTAACTTAAACTTTAACCTTCTCTTCGTTCATTTCATCTATGATTATACTTTACTTCTTTTtaatccccccccccttccTCCACACGTCAAACACGGAAAAGTCACACCCTTCATCCATCATGAaacttttgacagctttttcTCTTTTATCCCTCGCCAAGTTCAGTTTATAACTCAGTACAAACCTTATCTCAGCCAAACATTAACATATGATGCCGGCAAGTTTCGGAAAGACACAGCAGCGAAATGTAACTGTACACGAACATGTTGAcgtgacagacatatttattcgTTTTGATGCTCTCAAATTGTCTGAATTCGaatattcaagcagatgtgggatGTAGGTTGGTATGTACCTGTCAGTTCCTACGTTCGCTTGAATATTATGATTGAAtagaatgttcgcggtggattaatgttcgcggttttcgcggtgtccacttcaccgcgaacttaaaaccaccgcgaataatcttaattatggtattagactgcagtctatggtgttaccgcgaacttaaaaccactgcgaaaaatcctttttcccgctaccgcgaaattaaatccccgcgaacttatatGCATTTACATTACGTTACCGCGCGTATATATCTTCTgcccatctccaagcagatgtcaagATGGTAGCCAGTCCACCGCTACGGTTTCCCCTCtagtatctgcttggatattattCAAACAAAATCATTGAAACAGACGTAGCTTTTCCCACTTTATTTCCACCATCAAGCAATAAAAGATATGCTTTACGCATTCTATGGCAAAGCTGATTACATATTGCGTACTCATTCAAAAGGAAAGCGAAGCTCCCATTTGCAGCGCCATTTTGCGAAATATATTGAAACTACACCCAGAAGTAACA harbors:
- the LOC118405439 gene encoding DNA cross-link repair protein SNM1-like; this translates as MSQEDSEEEIWGYRSRLKRERQHRPEQADGEGGVDRYPPPSQAKGKARDRKATTPKGKGRTTSKSPGKSPRGRQSGDKTTPKRVIHEGFCPNCQMPFSLLLVQSPRWHVAECMEQPIQAEGECPAGLSCDCTIPSHYRRFQHTLLAMGRAGLPDTDLQDTHPMPSQGDEDHDSKDTATSSVTSVCMEQGGGRKRELSVNSVEEVPSLKRMKKGSISEAEVARTLSQDEPRKGAFFFNKARVSSSEGLAAKEKVSKKCLGMWRQMSEDKITDQGKVSSTQGRVQKMEETEEAVEKQESLSDIDMFGEDNSEDTPQINPARPSQEESDSCSDDDIFASQDGDGDPVNEEECGDKNYTPGFDVYLDDLVQEMSDWRDGESDGDDDLKEKEDKDKDSDYAVGGSQSSANNVVTETSSFSQTSSQGEGGAKKQSRIFSFFKPVSGSTVPKSAQVKTEVKHNVKGGRSTQLDITGSVGKTQTGTGSEMGRTRNWNGGATFSYPRGGSQGAPAAKQCPFYKKIPGTTFVVDAFRYGTIPGCTAYFLSHFHYDHYQGLSKHFRHPIYSSKVTCNLVKKKIRVADRYLHPLALNTPCDVEGVQVTLLEANHCPGAVMFLFQLPDGKNLLHTGDFRADTSMECYPALTGCKVHTLYLDTTYCNPAYSFPAQMEVIDFAVGVAVEAVQHNPKTLIVCGSYTIGKERVFFAIAEALGCKVCATRDKKNTLDCLDSDQVKRLVTLNGRETRLHVLPMKDLKFNSLKSYLEGYKPHYDSVLAFQPTGWTHNNSVSTVANIRPKRHGNITIYGIPYSEHSSYTEMKRFVQFLQPAKILPTVNNGSPKSRRAMEQIFQQWDSEGKQQSLASWVK